The stretch of DNA ACTGTGATATATATGTTGTGCAAGAGTTGTCTTTCCTATGCCCCCTGGACCGCGAAGGTTCGACCTCTGTGCCCAAGCCTAGGAACCTTAGCATTCGAAGCATCTAGGAGGAAGTGGGCGAATCCCCAACAGTTTCCCCCCTTTTGAGTGTGGGGCCATTCCTATGGGCCGTGGGCTCAAAACCTAGACCTCCCCCTACACTGGTGGGGGGGCGGAGGTTGTGGTTTCCCCTAGTGCGTAGGATATGACCATTGTTGGTTATTTATGTTCTTTGACTAAAACTGTTGTTGACACGATGGTTTCTCCCCGAGAATCGTGAACGACGATGGTTGCAGGTTGCCGTTGGGTCTCGAACACTGAATCGCCAAAGGCTTCCCTATATAAGGGGGGGGGGTCGTGAGGTTTTCACACAGCCATTTGCGCCTAGCCTTTCTTCTGCCTTCGCTCTCACTTGCCCTCTAGACACTTTCTATTGTAGTCTGCAGTGGCTACTCATCCTTCGCCTCGTCCTGTCCAAGCCAATTTTGCTGGCCCTTTTCATGATTTGTTGAGCGTTAGGTCCGGAGGTTGGTTCCATTGTTTTGAGGAGTGCATGTTGGACATTGCTACCGCTcaagaattggaagaagacatGTCCGATGTCAAAGGTCCCCGGCAAGGCGCGAAGGTTTGACCTCTGCGCCCAACCCTGGGAACCTTAGCATTTGAAGCATCTAGGGGGAAGTGGGTGAATCCCCAACAAAGAGAGTGGTGGGTTTTAGCATAAGTGCTTATATTTGTGAAAACATTAAATACTAAAATTACGTAAATTTGTGAATAGAGGGGGTATTAAGCTTGTTTCTAGGAGGTACTTTATGTGATTTTACTTTTAAAGGAAAGTGAATTGATACATGTTAGTAATCTCATACCTTGTCTTAAGTTGTGCTGCATAGGATTTTAAATAATATAAAAGATAGATGAACATGAGAGAAAGATGCTGTTGTTTTACAAAGCAACTTAAAAGACAACCGATTGTATGGGTTCTCAATCAAATCATCTTCATATTACTTGTTGTATGACGACTCTATTTCCATTAGAACTCAAGAGAGGTGTGGTATTGGGACTTCTAATTCTGCtatgacttgagtgtcttctcTTGCATGTATGAGAGCTTTGGAAGGGACTATATATAAACAAGGGGTGGAGGCCATAGACATAAACTAAAGCCTATAAGGAGCAATTAGGAGCGCTTAAGAGAATTAGGATAGATAGTTCTATTGTATTAGATTTTTGTGTGGGGCAAGAATTAGTGTGTCTAGAGTGTCAAATAGAGTTGTGGGAGAGCAACAATCTCTTGTGCTCTTGGAGTTGTGATTATCGAATTTGAGGCCGACTTCGCCAAAATCCTAATCTCTTATCATGTTTGCTTCAACATCAACATTTAGGATTTTCTACTTGATTCGTCTACATCATTCTACATATTGTTCATGCTTGTCTCATACTCACAAGATTCTCTCAACAATCTGAGGgctcactactacaaaaaatctTTTGCGAGGCATTTTGGAATAGGCCTCGGAGGCGGGCAACAATtcaaaccgcctcggttaatgcctaggattaaccgaggcggtcttTTTTATTAACAGAGGCGGTTACAAATAACCGCCTTGCAAAAtcaattaaccgaggcgggcatatTAAGTTAATCGCATCCAAAAATCATCTATTTTCGGAGGCGGTTGGCTAAAGATGTCCGCCTCCAGAAAACAATTTTTGGAGGCAGGCATACTATAATGCACGCCTCTAAAAAGGTCAAAGCCCAACAGGGCCAAACGAGTGCAATACACATCTTCCAATATAAATATAAGAGAATTAGGGTTCACACTTCTATCTTTATGAGACACCGAGCAGCACCGTTCCCCTTCCCTCTCCTTCGACACACCGAACCCCAACGTCGCCCCTCCCTTCCTCTCCCTCTGagacctccctctccctctcctcgtGAGGACCAAGCCCTAGCGCCGCCCCTCCCttcctctcctccctctcctcccgaGGACGCGCGGGGGCGAGCTCCCTCCCACGACATgtctccaccaccaccatggcGTGCGGCCAGATCTGATGGCGGCGTGACCGGGGAGGCCAGATCTGGTGCGCACTCCTCTTCTTCTCCACCATGGTGGCCAAAGAGGGTGCATGTGGCGGTGGGTCGCTGGATCTAGCGGCAAGCGGTTGGATCAGGCGTCTGGTGGCCTGATCTACTGGCTACGCGTGGTCTAGGCTCCTTCCTCTTCCCCGATGGCGCTGGAGAGGCAGCTGGAGCTGGGGTGATGGACCGATAGTGGCAGCACGAGGTCTAGATATGTGCGTCCTAGATCCAGGCCCGTGtgggattttttattttttttatgtattttaatccATTAACAAAGGCAGGCAAAGAAACTGTCTCCTTTAATCCTCCATTTGCCGTGGCCCTCAATTGGAGGCGTTTTGTGTGCCCGCCTCGCAAAATCAAttttgcccgcctcggttaagttTATTGTAGTAGTGACTACTACGCATAACTAGAGGTATGAGATTCTAACGTTATATGATACTCAATGCAAGACCTATAAGGTAACACTAGTATACTTAATTACCCAAAGGAATCCAAGAATAATAAGGTGAGGCTTGTACTAATCTAGTAACCCGATGGGCCGTCATTTGATCCTGGAAACTAACGTTTTgatggtccaacaaacatgggtATCAGACCATGAAGATCTTTCGGTGTCAGGTGTTCTGATTGAGGAGCTAAAGTCGATTACGTCCTTTAATTTTATTAGCTGTGATTGTATTCATGTCCCTAGAGATTGTAACAAGGCAGCTCATGCCCTGGCTGCGCTTGGTGTGTGTAGCATCGAAGGGATGGAGCACTTTGAGTGCAATGTCCCGGAGAGTGTCAGTGTAATTGTTGTTGATGATTTGTCGACGCCAGTTCAATGAAAATCTACccaagttcaaaaaaaaagtaatcCAATGAGCCCTTTGGACAATAGTTTGCCATTATCATGCTTGTTAGATTTAAAGTTCATTCTAGGAGTCTAAAGTGGGACATGATAAGAATGAAATAAGATTGTTTTTCTCTTCATCAAAAAAAGCGAACGTCAAGGTATTAAAGCTTATTTTTTCCTTAAAAATGTAACAGTTAATGTTGATTGGTAAGAATATTTGAGCTGCCGGTTTGCATCCCACTAAAAAATAATGAAAAGGAAATACTATTTATGGATATTTCCCACACATTATCCATTAGTTTTCACTAAAGAAACATATCAAGTTGGTTTTAAGAAAATAAGAATTAAATCACATGTCATGACTGCACCCCCAAAAATTAACATATTCTAAAGTTTAAGATACTTTCCATACTCAAATAATGTAATAAAGTTCAGAAAGGGCTGCTTAATGGGGGATATAAGATAGGAAAAAGTCTACGTAACCTCCCCCCAAAACTATCTAGGGTGGAATACTTCATGCCCaaaactataaaaccggatattctactccctaaactttcaaaatcggtcaaataaccccctagaatggttttagagggtggttttgttttttcctttttatttatttctgctgaatttttgaaaaatcataataaatcacaaaaaaatcataaaatgaaaaattcaattttgttagacttGTGATGAGTatatctacacaatgaatatataatatggtatactttagtacaaagttttttgttgtagctttaaatctatatttttctataattaataagaataattcatatatgtagttcctatggttCAATCGTGGAAAAAActtttatggtgggctcattattgtatgcttaaaCTATGATAAAACTTTCATACCCAtcggatcacgtataacttagttatagatttatttagctttattcttgttaaatctatgctttatctataactaagttatatgtgAGCAAATGAGTATAAATTGTTACTATAGTTGAAGCATataataatgagcccaccatagAAATTTTACCACAACTGGACCATaagaactacatatatgaattatttgaATTAATcgtagaaaaacatagatttaaagctacaacaaaaactttatactaaagtataccatattatatattcactgtgtagatctactcatcaagaGTCTAACAAATttgaatttttattttatgttttttgttatttattatgatttttcaaagattcaacggaaataaataaaaaataaaaagacaaaaccaccctctaaaaccactctaGGAGGTTATTtgatcggttttgaaagttcagaggGTAGAATATCTGATTTTATAGTTTGGAGGATGAAGTATTCTACTCTAGAtagttttttttggggggggggtgtTATGTAGCCTTTTTCCTATAAGATATCATACCTGGTGTTCTACCAATAAATCTTTGCCATTTTGAACACAACAACTTTCTTCTGCTACATTAAGATCTTCAATTATATTTGATACATCTGGCCTTTTCTCCTTATCAGGGTGCACACACTCCAAGGCTATGTGGATGCACTGTTTTACTAGTTGGGTATGTAGTTCCGGTGATGTATACTTTGATGACCTTTCGAATCTGTTCCTCCAATTACTTAGCACCTACACAATTGCATAAATAATAAGTGGGCTAGAGTGATGGTACATATGAAGGAGCTCTGTTAGTCCATCTTACTTTCTCTGTGAAGTGCTGGAAATCTGCTTCGGTGCTTTGGCGATGGTCTGGATAGTCGTCCCTGCAGCCTTTGAGTATCTCTATGATTATGACACCCAAACTGAATATATCTGCTTTCTTTGAGATTATGCCCCTGTCTATGTATTCTGGTGCCATGTATCCCCTGCAGTAGACATCAAGAGTTTGAGATGCGGCAAGTATAATCGAGACCATACTAAGAAAACAAATGATATTTGTTGTGGGGTGTAGCTTACGTGGTTCCGCGGCAATTTGAAGAGACAGTTTTGGATTTCTGTTCACTCAAAAACCTTGACAAACCGAAGTCCGCAAATTTTGGAACCATAGTAGTATCCATTAATATATTTTGAGGTTTAAGGTCCAGATGAATAATATTGCGCCCATGAAGGTATTTCAAACCACTGCATATTCCCCTAATTATCTTGTATCTTGTGTTCCACTCAAGACCTGAAGATTCATCTGTGGGAATTTTTTCTAGACATAATTAATCTTGTCATACCATGCTTAATAATAAGAGCAATGAAACACATTTTGTGTGGTTGAGTGCAGTACGTAATAGTAATATCTAGCTTCTAACCAAATTTGTTATGTATAGATAGTCAATTTCTGTCTGACCAAATTTATAAAGAAGACTCATATTGATAACACCAAATAGGAATACTATcaagatatattttatgatggaTCTTATCACACTTATTTAGTACTTATTATAAATACtaaggctatatatatatatttttgtatATTCTTGTTCAAATTTAAGATGTTTTCACTCAACTGCTGGTTCGTTGCCAGGCGTTGCCTCATCGGAAACTTCTTGTGAAGCTTTGACGAAGCATCCCCCATGCATCATTTATTGGAGCAATCCGGTGGCTAGGGCTGAAGAGGATCTTGCAAGAGCGGTAACGGTGTCTGTGATCAATGATGAACCACTGGccgcggtggaggaggtggcagTGGTGATCGCGGCCAGAATTGATGTTGCTGCCAGCTCCTTAGTGCTTCGCAGGCTTCTTCCTCATGTTACCTGCCAGTCCTTCCTAGCTTGGCCTTGGTTGAGCATCTGGTTGGGCTGCGGCAGCCAGTGAGCCTTGGTTGAGCTCAACTTCAGGCCGCGTTCTGCCGTTCTTGATCGATATTGAGCTTTGTGGCATACCACATACTGAACCATGTTTGGGAAACCTCTCCTGTGGATCGTTTCTTGAGTCCTCATGCTTGGGTTGAATACGTGCATCCTGATACCCTTGGGCTTGTGGACCTATCTTGCTTTCGGTGCTTGGCTTGGAGTACAGACCTGTTTGTGCTCCCctccttaaggccttgtttggatgtagtcggattcgcatcaatccacatgtgttggtgtggattgaaatagaacttgaactaaattccacctcaatccactccaacacatgtggattgatgcgaatccgacaacatccaaacaaggcctaaaggaaCTCTGGATGGTCGAGCCACCGACGGCCGTTGTTGAAGATCCTCCAGTTAAAAGGGTTTTGGCTAACCCCTATCGACCTTGGTATTCTAGGTGCCAAGCCCTTCTCCCTCTGATGGAGGGGATGATGACGTTGATTTCACAAGACAGCAATGACATGTTCCCTCCCCCTCTCCACCATCCAGCTCAGGTCTGGCGGGTGGTGAAGCTTCCAGGTTCCAGCCATCGGTCCCGACGTTGCTGATGTCGCACGTATTGCTGAGTTTTCGGTCCCCTCGATGGCTTCCTGTACATTAATGCGGTTTGAAGTGGACTCTGGGCCTAATACTTTTGAGGGCATCCTCATCTCTAGCTCGGCAGATGCGGCACCTCCTGGGCTGAATTTGGGCCCTCGACTTGGGAGTGATATTTCCACTGGACTGGGTGAGCCTATGGTTTGGGGCTCCCCCGGCCAGGCAACAGTGTCGTGCTTTTCCATAAGCTCCGCTGTTGGCAAGGCAATGGATGGAGCGTCAGTTCCGGCCTCACCACACTCGCCTCAATGCTCCCCTGTGCCTATCATCCCAGAGTCCTATCTACTAGCACCTAATCCTCCCCTGCCAGTGCCAGCATCTGGCGTGGGACCTGCCTCTCTGTCGGCTGCCAGCTACTTGGTTCTGGTTTCCATGTTAATTATAGTAAGCTCTTCACGCCAGATGCTCTCTGATTTCCATGTTTGTGCTTTAGCGGCTATTTTTGGCTAAGAAGTAGGAGATGGTGAGTAGGTGCAAGTTGCAGATGTCCTTACAATGTTATGGTTTGGCTCTTTGTTGGGGTCGATCTATATCTCAGGTCAAATGAATCCTTCTTCTATTCTAGTTTGGAATGTTGTTTGCAAGAAACTAAGGCCATGAATATATCTCAGCATCTGTTCTTTtcggtctttttttttttgaacgcaatggcaggagctctgcctttcaatTAAGTAGGAGAGCAAAAGAGTTTATGTACAAGcaaataaagaaaaaagaaagaaaagtgtGGGTTCGAATCGTGCTCCTGGCCAATCAGACTAGAGGAGGTGTTCTGATTGCTTGGAAGGGCTGTTCTTGCTAGGCAGTTGCATCAAGTGTAGACACTTATTCAGCTTTTGATTTGTTTTCAGAACAACAGGGTCGCAATTGGTGGTTTACTGGCGTCTATGGGCCACAAAGAGATGATGAGAAGGCGCTGTTTCTGCAAGAGCTGAGGGATATCAGGGCCCTGTGTAATGGACCTTGGCTCCTAGGTGGAgattttaatttgatttatcagGCAGCTGACAAGAACAATGCAAATTTGGTTAGGGCAATGATGGAGAGATTCAGGTGTTTTCTGGATGACAATGATCTCAAGGAAATTCCACTCTTGGGTCATAAATACAGTGGGTCCAATGAGAGGAGATCGCGTACTCTGGTGAGACTGGATCAGGCTTTTTGCTGTGGTGATTGGGAAAATATTTTTCCGTTTGCTGTCCAGCAAAGCAATGCAGCTGGGGTCTCAGATCACTGCCCACTCCTTGGTTTGAAAGTGAGCACTAGCGGCAAGTGTCGATTCCATTTTGAATGTTTCTGGACCAAAATGCCTAGATTTCTTGATGCTGTCAGTCTGAATTGGGAGGCTCAGATACAATCTAATTATGCTGTAGAGCGCCTCTTTACTAAACTGCAGCATCTCAGTAAGGGTTAGGAAAATGGGGACAGCAGAAAGTAGGGAATATTAAATCTTAGCTAGAATTAACCAAGGAGATTCTTCACCATTTGGAAATAGAAAGAGATTCGAGGGCACTCTCTGAACATGAGGAATGGCTGAGAAAGAAGCTTAAAGTTCACTGTCTCGGTTTGGCTTCTCTAGAGCGAACCATTGCACTGCTACGGTCTAGGATACTATATCTTCAGGAAGGTGATGCCAATACTGGCCTTTTCCACCAACAAGCTAGATATAGAAAAaagaagagtttcatccccaaaCTGCAAGTTGGTAATCAGGTGGTCGTCTCGCAAGAGGAGAAGCAGAAGGCAGTGGATAATTTCTATGAGAACATTCTTGGCAAGGCTAAAGAAAGGGATTATACTCTTGATTTAGATGAATTGGCTATTCAACACCATGATCTATCTGAACTGGATGTCCCATTCTCTGAGGAGGAAGTGTGGGCTACTATAAAGGAAATGAACTTGGACAAGGATCCTGGCCGGATGGATTCACAGGGAGGTTTTACAAATCCTACTGGAGCATTATTAATTGTGATGTGCTGATGTCGTTAGATGCCATTCAGAAAGGCCATGTTTTCAAATTCTAACTCCTGAACATGCATGGTACCCAGCTACCTAAGAAAGTGGATGCGGTGGAAGTAAAGGATTTTCGGCCTATAAGCCTgatccatagcttttgccaaaTTCGTGACTAAGCTCTTGGCTAATTGGTTGGCCCCTCATTTACCTTCCTTGATCTCTGTAAACCAATGCGCTTTTGTGCAGGGAAGGAAGATCCACGACTATTTTATGGTGGTTCAACAGATGGTCAAATCTCTACATAAGAAGAAAGAGGCACATATCCTTCTTAAGTTGGACATTTCCAAAGTGTTTGATTTTGTTTCTTGGTCGTTTCTCCTGGAAGTCATGTGCAAGGCGGGATTCGGCCAGTGGTTGCAGGACCTCATTTGCCTGATCCTTTTCACCTCTTCGAGACAAGTTTTGGTCAATGGAGAGCCTAGGGACACTATTTTTCATCACCGCAGTCTCAGACTGGGAGACCCCCTATCATCGATGTTGTTTGTTCTAGTAatggatgtcctgaatttcttGGTCAATTTTGCCACTTCGATGGGTATGTTGCAGCCTCTTGCCATTCAGCAAGCACGACACCAGGTCTCCTTTTATGCTGATGACACGGTTATATTTTTTAGACAATACAATTTGGATCTGATCACTGTTAGACATCTCCAAGAGTTCAGTCTTCCCTATTCAGTGTGCTGAGGAGGAGTTGACACTCACAGCAAACATCCTCTCATGTCCCATAAAGGCTTTCCCTTGTACAAGAGGTTTTGCTACCTTTAGTAGACAAGGTGGCAGAGTATCTCCATGGATGGAAGGCTTCTCTAATGAATAGGGTTGGGTGGTTGGTCATGGTGAAGGTCGTGCTTACTGCTGTCCCAATATATCTTTTAATAGCCTTGGACCTTCCGAAATGGGTGCTTAAGGCTATTGATAAAAAGTGCCAAGGATTCCTTTGAAAAGGTCTCCAATAGGCCAATGGTGGCAATTGTGTGATAGCCTGGGAAAAAGTATAGAGACCACTGGAATATGGAGGCCTTGGGATTCATAATCTTGAACTTCTTGGTAGGGCACTTAGGATTCGGTGGCTCTAGTCGCAAAAGATAGTGGCTCATAGGCCTTGGGCTAGCCTTCCtgttagaaatttagacattttaatgtttgatttaatccagaaaattacACATAATAAagtggtggcatatatgtgcacgtgtgcaattttatcgctactcagattagagataaacattgcaaATACTACTGTAGACATACTGAAAATAAAATACAATCGTTTAGGATTGTACCCAgagggaccagtgccgaaggcaccggcggctccattcgcactagtcgacatagtgcgttgcTTAAAGTAGCAGACCACAGTCGATGCAAGAAGATGTAGCCGACCAcagtccaccaggaagaagacgaacTAGCCGATCTCTTGACGCCACCAGGAAGAAACCGATCCGAGGTAGCAGGAAGTAGCCGATCTCGCCGATTCCAGGTAGCGAGCAGTCGCGGAAGAtgctccccaaaaacctaattgcccgcacacccgagcaggtgtctcgatgcaaggcgtcgggggcctgctctcccgatctctTTGCGCGCAGAGGTTTGGGATGGGGATAAACCAGAGAGCAACTCGACAGGAAGAGATGAGAGGAGGACTGATGTGTTGTGTCTCGCAGAAGGAAAAAATGACACGGGTAAGGAATATATAGGCCAAAGAGGAAACGTCTGGTGTGCGCGTCTCGTCTCATCTCGACACGCACACATGCTCGCTCGCCTCGGCACGGCTCGGCGGCGCGCGTGCGTGGCACCCTCTCTCTCTTCCTCAACTTCTCTATAGGAGCTATCAACGGCcgcctatttaagttgagttaacacatggtcaacAATCAATCCGGTATTAAACTGTTTGCATTATAGCATTTATTATGggcccttgaattaatcatcaaatagaATATGGGCTTAAGGCCCACATTATATTCAACACTTCCTATCACTATTCCTTATAAAGCCCGAGCCGTCTTCAATGTTGTAGTTGATGCCATAGTTGGAAATGGAGAGGAAATCTTGGTCTGGATAGATAGATGCTTGGAGGTGCATACCATGGCTGAAATAGCGCCTAATAACCTATTCAAAACAATTCAAAAATGAATAGCCAAAAGAAGGAATGTGGCTCAAGCACTACATAATAGAAGTTGGGTACAAGATATTAAGGGAGCTCATACAGTAGAGGTCCTCCTGGATTACCTCCACATTTGGGATATTGTGGAGGAAATTATTTTGCAACCAGAGATTCCAGACCATTTTAGATGGAAATTATCATATGATGGTTCTTACAACAGTAAATCTGCATATGCAGCCTTCTTTCAGGGATCCATCAAGTTTGGTTCTTGGAGAAGGATTTGGAAAACCTAGGCTCCCCCGCAGCGTAAGTTTTTCATCTGGCTGGTGTTCCACAATCGGGTTTGGACAGCCGATCGACTAGCGAAGAGGAATCTTGCCCTTCCTGAGTCTTGTCCCTTATGTGATCAAGAAGATGAAACAATAAATCATTTGCTAGTGGGGCTGTGTTTTTGCTCGACAAGTCTGGTCCCTGGTTCTACAACAGTTAGGACTGCTGCAGTTAACAACACAGCCTACTGTGACccgtttctcgggtggtgaaaAAGGTTAACTGCAGCTGTCCCCAAGGAAGTGCGTAAAGGCCTCAACTCCTTAATAATTTTGATGGCACAGGAGATTTGGATTATCGCAGCTCTTGCGTCTTTGATAATAAGAGACCAAGCGTTCAGGAAGTCCTTAGGGCAATTAACTCTGAGGGAGGGCTCTGGTGCTCGGTAGGAACTTGTATTTAGGTCGCTGCCTGCTAGAGCTTAACGCACGGAGGCTTTTGGTCGTTTCTGTTATTTGTGTGGCGAGTCTGTAACTTAGTATCCAAGGTGTGGGGTGTGTGTGTTGGGTCTCTTTGACCATTTAATAGTTTTTTTACCTTAATGAAATGATGTGCAGTTCTCCTGcgctgttcgagaaaaaaaactgGAATAACCTTTTTTAGATGGAGGCAACATATTTCATTGTTCTGCTGATTGTGAAATGTAAACTAGAGAAAATGAAAACAAAGGAAGCTGATAAATTATGTCCCGTACGTGTTTCTGAAACGTACCTGAAAGATGCTTATCAAGGCCTCCATTACACATATACTCGAAGCAGAGCATTCTTGTTTGCGCTTCAGCAACAATGACTTTCCCGGTCGGTTGCTTTATCATCACCCCCTTTGATTCAGCACAGTACCCTAGAAGCTGTATTATATTTTGGTGTTTGAGATCCATCAGAAAAGAAGCCTCGTTCTCGAAGGATGGGTGATCACCCGCCAGAATTATCTCATTAAACTTTTTGACAGCAATAACTGAACCGCACCGGAGAATGCCCTTCATAGAATTGATGTTTTATCCGTTCATTAATTATTGCTGCCAACATTTGAAGATTGATTGGAGCGAAAAGAATCAGTCATACCTTGTAAACCACTCCGTAGCCACCCCTGCCGAGTTCTCGCTCAATGCAAAAATCACGTGTCATCAATTTCAGGTAGTATAGGGGCACAGAAATTGGTCCTGCAGTTGGATGCAGCAGTTTGTTCTCCAACTCCAGTATCTCACTTTCAGTAGCTCTGCTGTCCATTCCTATATATAAGGAGCCAGCCTTAGGTGGGAAAAATTATACTTGGGTCAAACATAGATTGTTATGGTATTTTAATTATTATACTGTTATGAGCTGCTCCAACATGTAAATTACTTTATCCGATGTACAGCAAAACGAAGAACTATAATGCGACTCGCGAATACATATGGCTACGATATTGTACGTGAGAAAACTAACTACTTACCAGAGTGGATTTGTTAGAGCACGTATGGACCAGCTCAACTCATCAATTCATCATACCTGGCCAGCACCCAAGACCATCTCCTTGAGATTTCTAGTCGAGTCCCCTAGAGTCCGTTTTTAATGTTAATATATGAGCTTCCAATTCAATAGAAAATGGAACGTCACAGGCTCACGGCAGTAATATATGTTCCCAACTGCTAACTGTACCGTCATGAAAAGACTGCAAGATGAAAAGAATACTTACATCACAAGACAGAAACCCCACCTGGACAAAATTTGAACTGCGGGTAAAAAGTCGGTTCAAGTAGAATGCCGAGCCAAAAAAAGGGTCTGAAGTCTGAACTTTGAAGCTACAGTTTAGATACTCTAGTTAATGGTGAGGCCACTGCAGTTACAAGAAGATCAGCATAGCCACACAATGCAAAAACACATATTCTCCAAACCCACCTCTTGCAAACCGTTGTGTTAGTTGTTGAAATCTTCAGTACCACCGTAAGATATATGTTTGAGTTGTGCTGCTTGCAGGGAGAGGAGGAAACCACCATTAGCAAAACTGATGCTGCTGTCGCCAGGAGTCCGGAACAGAATAAATCATGCATCTAGAAGCAAGCTTACCCACCAAGAAGAGGAACGAGCAGGATTCGATTTGATCACCCAAGTTGTTGATTGTGAGAACACAACTAGAGGAAGATATCCCTGATGACTAACTGGCATGAAAACTCCAAAGATCTTCAGAGTAGCACCGCATCGGAAGATGTGCGACTCTGAAGCGTCTGCTAGCTGCTGCTGAGTGCGTTTGCATTGGGGAGACAAAACCGCCATCAGCAAGTGAGTACGAAGCAAAACAAAT from Sorghum bicolor cultivar BTx623 chromosome 8, Sorghum_bicolor_NCBIv3, whole genome shotgun sequence encodes:
- the LOC8084390 gene encoding putative receptor-like protein kinase At4g00960, with product MDSRATESEILELENKLLHPTAGPISVPLYYLKLMTRDFCIERELGRGGYGVVYKGILRCGSVIAVKKFNEIILAGDHPSFENEASFLMDLKHQNIIQLLGYCAESKGVMIKQPTGKVIVAEAQTRMLCFEYMCNGGLDKHLSDESSGLEWNTRYKIIRGICSGLKYLHGRNIIHLDLKPQNILMDTTMVPKFADFGLSRFLSEQKSKTVSSNCRGTTGYMAPEYIDRGIISKKADIFSLGVIIIEILKGCRDDYPDHRQSTEADFQHFTEKVLSNWRNRFERSSKYTSPELHTQLVKQCIHIALECVHPDKEKRPDVSNIIEDLNVAEESCCVQNGKDLLVEHQV